The sequence ATCTCTCTGGTTTATACCCATGAGTCACTGACTCTATCTTATGCTAAAGCCATGTTAAAAAAACAGAGGAACTAACTGATGCCAATATGAGGCGTATTATTTATTACACAATTCAGGCAAAGTTTTATTCCAGTGTTAGAAGTAGAAAGTTTGATTCCACCATTACTATAAGGCTTGTAGATTATAAATAACCCTAATCGTATATCCAGATACATAATTTTTCACTCAAAGCTGTGTATCTCCAAACTACATGTTTTGAAACAAGTGATTTAAATTACTTAAAATCAGTAAATATGAGATCTaaattcaacataaaattatcttAAAGTGTTGAGTGAAAAAGGAAGCAACAGACTGAGTTCTTTCACACAATAAAATGTATGTAGATCGAAATAcataaaaacactaaataataacATATGCTCTTGAAGACATTTATATATCGAAAAACACTGGAGGAGCAGGGATTGAAAACAAGTGAAGTTGGAGGATGAAGGGCAAAAAAATGAGAACATGCACTGTCAGAAGAAGATAGTGTGTCACGGAAATGAGTATGTAGAAAGCAGCTCTCTGAATCTAAACTTCCTTTTGTGAACCCTTAGTGAACAGGAAATACTTGATACCATGATACAGAATTACAATGCCCAGGAaaagaataacaaagaaaaaaaagtctaagcCCAACAGCATGACATATATGTAAaactctgacaaaaaaaaaaaaggaaatgagccTCTGAAGAAGTGTTCAGCAAgacaagaaaattataaaaatgtggaGTGTTTCTAAAGTAAAAAATCAGAGTGTTTCAAGATTTGAGGAATATAGAATGAAATGCAAAGAAGGCAGTATTGGACGAGCACAGAAAGAGgcctatttgatttttttaatgcagagGCAATGGTGAAATTGACCAAAGCAATTTTAGGTGATTGATAggataggggaaaccctggtgccatagtggttaagtgctacagctgctaaccaaaaggttgacagttcaaatccaccaggagctccttggagactctatggggcagttctactctgtcctatagggttgctgtgagttgtaattgaccgaatggcaacaggtttttggtgggATAGGAGAAAGAGAGACTAGAGGAAGAACAGAGGTACAGAATATTAACAATTTGTCCTACAAGTCTGGGGTCAAAGTGAACAGAGAAATAGGGTGATACATAAAGGGTAATTATATTTTAGGTCATGGAGTAATTCTTCTAGAACTTTAAAATGGGAGATATTAAAGAATGACTCATGAAAAAATTCAGTTCACTGAGAATAATATAACTAAATTGAGGAGAAGTACCGTGTATTCTCGGCAGCTGGgtagggaaagaaaagaacaaaattgagTTTACTCTACATTTCTATATAACTGGCTTGGTTTATGAGATATTAATaacgatgtttcattctgttgtgcatagggtcgctatgagtcagaaccgactcaacgacacctaacaacaacaacaattattttattcagtctctcatttgctttttaatttagaaaaacctTAAATAGTAGTGAGAAaaagatttaattttcttttttattttcacaatCCGAAATGAGATAAAACTAGTACTATTTGCTCTCATCTTATGCTATTtggatatgtatgtatataaatatatagagtgagaatagagagTTTCAAGATATGAGGAATATTGAATGAAATGCAAAGGAGGCAGCATTAGAAGAGTGGAAAAAGAggcctgtttgatttttttaatgcagagGCAATGGTGGAATTGATAAAAGCAATTTTAGGTGATTGGTGgaataggggaaaccctggtggcttagtgctacagctgctaaacattTCTTACATGTAGTTAAGAGGTCTATCTCTCTTCTCCATGTCATTGTTAAGTGCCGGTCAAGTTgtttatgactcatagtgaccctatgtagaacagaacgaaacactgcccgatcctgcaccatcatcatgatgttgcttattgatccgtATTGGGAGCTTTTCACAGCCCTCTTGAAGGAAATTGCGTATTCAATTAgtctataatgaaaaaaaaattatgtgtattGTGCAGCTAGGGGAGACCTGTTCAACCACATAACATGATTCTAGTAAGATATTCAGAGATTTAGACAgcattatacagatgactcaTGGGATGCTTTCTAGTTTCTCCTTCAGAAGTCATTGAGAAAATAGAGGTATTTTGGTAACAATGAGAAAAACATAGCACATATTTTCTAGAGGAAAGTAAAAATTTGTGATCAGTCTGAAAAttgcagctgttgttgttaggtgccatcaagtcctttccgactcatagagaccctctgtCCTTCTTCGGGGACTGGTCcccctgataaaatgtccaaagtacatgagaggaagtctcaccatcctcgcttctaaggagcatgtgggctgttcttcttccaagacagttttgttcattcttctgacagtccagggtatattcaatattcttcgccaacactgtaactcaaaggcatcaattattctttggtcttctttattcattgtccagctttcatatgtgtatgaggtgattaaaaataccatggtttgggtcagacatACCACAGCCCTCAAacgacttctttgctttttaacactttaaagaggtcttttgcagcagatttgccaatgcaatatgtcatttgcttttttgatggctgattccatgagtgttgattgtagatccaaataaaatgaaatcgttgataacttcaatattttctccattattcatgatgttgcttattggtccgattgtgaggtttttctttttttttttaatgttcaggtgtaatctatactgaagcctatagtctttgatcttcaccagtaagtgcttcaagtcctctttgctttcagcaagcaagacagtGTCATtgtcatatcacaggttgttaattagccttcctccaatcctgatgctgtgttcttcttcatatattccaactTGTcgtccgattatttgctcagtacagattggataagtatggtgaaaaaatacaactctgatgcatatcttttctgattttaaaccaagcagtatccccttgttctgttcaaacaactgcttcttggtctatgtacaggttctgcatgtgcacagttaagtgttctggaattcccattcgttgCTATCTGGAAATTGCAAACATTAATTGAAAATGGGACCTAGAACAGAATAATCAGGCCCCAGATCATCTCCTTcaactttatttactttttcccaGAAAATTGATTCTGGATTTGTTTTTCAAGGAAACTTTGGATAATGATGAGACCAGACCTTCACAGCGCCAAAGAGGTGAAAACTCACAGTATATTAGACATTTCGGTGATGCTAGGATTCTCAATAAACTTATTTGAATGTACCATTTAACACACTCTCTTGTCATGGCCAAGAGTATTCTCAGAAATGTTTTTCTGCTCCTGTCTAAAGAGACAGCAATAacccttctctcttcctttaatTCTTCTTATTTCTGGCAAGTATCCACTCATATGCTCTGGGGTTTTGTGTCCTTAGAACTTGAAAGAATCCTTAGGACACAGTCTCGTATCTGCTTGGTTTTCACCCCATAGACAATAGGGTTCATAGTAGGAGGCAGGAGCAGATAAATATTGGCCACAATGATGTGGCAAGATGGAGGGATTATGTGGCCCCCAAAACGatgggaaaagaaagagaagaaagctggACTGTAGGAGAAAATAATGGCACAGATGTGGGCGGTGCAGGTGCTAAAGGCCTTCTGCCGAGCATCTGCCGATGAGAGCTTGACCACTGCCCGAAGGATCATGGTATAGGAGATTGTGATGCACAAGATATCAAAACCCCCAATCAGGAGGGCCACCATCAGGCCATAGATGGCATTGACCTTGACATTTCCACAGGATAATTTGGCCACAGACATATGGTCACAGTAGGTATGGGGAATGATGTTGCCTTTGCAATAGGGTAGGCGCTTGCTGAGAAAAATGAAGGGAATGATAAGTATCACAGCTCTCAGAAAAGTGGTCAACCCAACCTTTGCAATGACAGGATTGGTGAGGATTGTTGAGTAGCGCAGAGGGTAGCAGATAGCCACATAGCGGTCCAGGGCCATAAGCATGAGCACCCCAGATTCCATCCCTGTGAAGGTGTGGGTGAAGAACATCTGGGCCAGGCATTCATCAAAGCCAATTTCCTTGAGATGAAACCAAAAAATGCTGAGGGCTTTAGGGATTGTACTGGAGCAAATGACAAGGTCAGTTAAAGAAAGCATTGCCAAGAAGTAATACATAGGCCTGTGCAGGGAGTCTTCACAGCAAATGAGATAGAGGAGTCCACAATTGCCTACCATAGCTACAACATACATAGAGCAGAATGGGAAGGAAATCCAGATGTGCATGTCTTCTAGTCCTGGGACTCCATTCAGAATGAATAAGGCTGGGGTCAAGTCTGTTTGGTTCAACATTAGCATGACCAGTCTCGTATGATCATTAAATAGCTTAAAATTTGTGTGTTTTCATAGAGTAAGAAAAAGGGAAGATAAAACATAGGTAAGATTATTGTCTTCACGTTCCCCCAACCTCCACATTTAATTCTGTAATACATTTTATGATCAAACAAGGAAATATTTGAGTGCCGGGGAATAGCTTTTTTGCTTATGTGGTGTTATTCTTTGACTACTTcatcaataaaacacatttttattgATCACCTACTATGCCCCACATCTCATCACAGACTCAACAGAAATGATGATGTTTTTATTCTTATTCAGAATTAATAGctgatatttatttttacttactaCATCTAGGATATATTATAAGCAtttaggaaatatttattttttattgaatctGGGAATCTCAAAATTCAGTGCAAAGATCTTGATTCTGTTTAGTTACAAATTATATAACTTCCTTAAAACTCAGATTACCCATTGTTTTTTAAGTATGGCTAAAAATATGACTGAGAGAAACGCAGAGTCCAGAAACCAACTATGAAACACAGTCAGCCACCTAATTTATGAGAAAGGAAACACTGCAGAttatagaaaaaggaaaaaaaaatgtattttcaataaAACATGAGAGGCAAAACACACATCCTGTGATAGCTGGAGTACACAAAGATTTGAAAACAGTACACAAAAAgtactaaccataaaaaaaagacaaatagaattatattaaaatttttaatgaaaatgcaCCTTTAAAAGTATGAAAAGTTAATCCACAGTGAAGCCACTttctatggagttgattctaaatCATGGTGGCTGTGTGTACGTCAGGGTAGAATtatactccttagggttttcattggctgattttcagatatagtttgccaggcctttcttctggggcacctctggaggtacctaacctccaacctttaggttagtagccaggtgtgttaactttttgcaccacacACAGACTCTAAGCCACAGAGTAGAAGATATTCACAGTGCAtatatttaaccaaaaaaaatgaaCCCAGTGTCTATACATTACTCATAAAACATAAATATGAATAGAGTGTAGGAGCAAAAGACTTAAATGcacacttcacaaaagaggaaTGAAATGCTAATAAACATGTAAATAGGCACTGACTTTGTAGTTACCAGGGAAATAAATGCAAACTGATTTTCTCGTGACGTAGCACTACATGTCAAACAGGatagctaaaatgaaaaagaccaaAGACATAGGTAAAATGAAACAACTGGAATTtttgtacactgctggtagggAGTGTAAACTGAGTCAACTATTTTTGGCATATCTTGTAACAATGA comes from Elephas maximus indicus isolate mEleMax1 chromosome 7, mEleMax1 primary haplotype, whole genome shotgun sequence and encodes:
- the LOC126079466 gene encoding olfactory receptor 52N4, whose amino-acid sequence is MLMLNQTDLTPALFILNGVPGLEDMHIWISFPFCSMYVVAMVGNCGLLYLICCEDSLHRPMYYFLAMLSLTDLVICSSTIPKALSIFWFHLKEIGFDECLAQMFFTHTFTGMESGVLMLMALDRYVAICYPLRYSTILTNPVIAKVGLTTFLRAVILIIPFIFLSKRLPYCKGNIIPHTYCDHMSVAKLSCGNVKVNAIYGLMVALLIGGFDILCITISYTMILRAVVKLSSADARQKAFSTCTAHICAIIFSYSPAFFSFFSHRFGGHIIPPSCHIIVANIYLLLPPTMNPIVYGVKTKQIRDCVLRILSSSKDTKPQSI